The Vanessa atalanta chromosome 2, ilVanAtal1.2, whole genome shotgun sequence DNA window TATGATACATCTAGAGAAGATATACCAAACTtagacattattaaaattgagcCCGAAGAAATGATTCAGCAGCAACCTCTACAGATACAAGTCACAGTGAATGGTAAGGgttgcataaaattatattaataattagacaattaattatttgtcagTAAAAACTGTAGTGATATGACAAAATTCCTACAGGGTAGATCAATTTTTTGTTGGTGTTTCAAATAACTTGTTTCATTCAGGAGATTGTATTCAAAAAATCTTcaaattctataatttaaagACATTTGAATATTACTAAGTCTGAAGtagatgtataaattaaataaatgataatccAATGAATTATTAAAGTTGATTTATCTAtggtaaataaagtaaaatgtgCCTTATGAAATTTGTGTCaagtataatttatcattattttgcaGGAAACATTCCATTGGACCATTTAAATTCTAGTGAGACACATTTAACAAATGGAAACAGTGATAATGGGGAtgtgagttttatttatatactattatattttataagacagcaaactaatagatatttttattatggtaaTTACTGTTACGGTACATACTGACAATACaaacttttaaatcaaattgtaCCAAATATTTATCTTGAAAGGGACTATTTAGGAATGTCAAGTCAATTTAACGATGCCTTGTCTTTTAAATATCAGTGTGTAACTTCtggaaaaatatttgtatatatataatggacAATATAGTTTCTAGATCTTTTAAAAAGTTCAATATaagttttaacattattaataagctTCACTTCAAATTTGTATCTACTGCTTtcactaatgtttttttttctatatggtTAAGGTGTTAAacatatgtgtatttttaattttagcatttGATTGCCCAAGTCAAGGAGGAACCATTAAGTGAAGAAGACGACGTGGATCCAATACATTCGGATCTGTCACTTGAATGTATGCTTTGTATGAAGGCATTTAATAGTGTTACTGGATTGAAGGTATAATCTTTAATATCCATTATTACCATATGaagttatattgttaaaatcttTCTGAAAGCTTTTATAATGTCAGTATGTTTGTTGTTCTAAATCATTATGAGCTGGTACAGATTCATCAGTACCTGCGACAGATTTTTATCTTTAGtctttagtaatatataatggTGAAAATGTGATAAACCCAGGATCTAATCGACCAGTGCAATTTGGAATAAAACTTTTGTGTTAAATAGCCCATTTCTTGATATATATGCTGTATAATATCATGCTGTGATTCATTGCGGTGCAGCAGTAATGTTAAATGTTGGTGAAATCATGTGGATCAGCTagtaattatatagtttataaatgtaaaagctTAAATACAGACATTTATATGTAGAAGCCGATTATTGTGGGATAAAGACATTTTTCAAacttataatcaattattttttttaggctCATGTAATTGCACAACATTCCTACAAGTCGGTCAAGCGAAAGAGTAATAACAGCTTGTCACCggaaaagaaaaaatgtaaatatatctgTGCTATATGTAGACGAAGTAAGTGTTGTAGTGCATGATGACTTTGAAAAATTGCTTATGGTAACAAAAACCATCTGAAATGGGCAGAAAAGCAGAACTATAtgcttttatttatcatatgtaTGCAGAATAATATATTCACACAGTAAATGGTGTAGGAAGTGATTTATAccttttaaaagatattatgcatatttataaaaagtttgaatataaaaaaatatccaggAGGAGGTCCatcatataacaatttaataagcaGAGAGAGATACCTGCTATTTTAATGACTTCAGTGctattgaataatttacataaatagttgtgtatttaaattacaatatttcgtACTAATTATAGTTGAAccataaatctaaaaatatttttgttaactatttgtattttcgatatatatttttttcatttatggtatttttttattgcaactaCTCAGTTATGCAACGAGATCCAAATAAGAATAGTCCATATCATGATGAGtaagttaaaatgtaaaattgcaaaatgtttttttgctGACCATACTTTTAATACCTGTTTATTTATAGGACTGATGACATTGACCTTTctatacttaattggataaaaaaaaacaatgtatattaCCCAGAGCAtgcaaattgaaataaacatttttagtacatgtgtcaatttttataatttattatttcagcgTTTACAACATCGACCGACTTAATGGTACACGAAACTTGTCATAATAAAAGTGTGTGCTACGGTTGTAACGAGAGTTTCGACACATTTGCTCAGTTGACAGCGCACAGACGGACATGCAAAGCTTTGTCTAGCAAAGAAGTGACAAAGCTCAAAACTCTCGATGATGTTTTAAGGTATCTTTTAAAGCCGTATCAATTTGACatcaaaccttagatttacgtttttCGTACGATATGCTAATAACTCAGCAATagtgtgcactactaagagtttatgattaatacatctttatttataatacaacacctttaactacttatatccattttaatttaaacttccaAAATTTTGATAAGAGTTGCGTCTACGTTTAAAACtccatttttttagtaaatccatagtgaataacatagattaaaaataagctCTCGAACAATGTGATATCGCGTTAATTTGGGTTGGAATAGAATATAGATACAAATTGTAGactgatgtaaataaataaatagatcagCTCCTAAAGTCGTCTTAGTACAGTTCAATCGTCAAAGTGTGAAAGTAATAAGTTTTAACTTAGTAATACAGAATTTAATTCTCCAACAGCTGCTGCTTATATGAAAATGCTAGTCAATCTTTTATACTTAGAATTGATTATTTTTCAGACCCCAGACAAAAGAGCAAACAAACGAACTCAAGTGTGCACACTGTGAAGAAACATTTTCAGATGTGTACTACATGAATATTCATCAAGAGATACATCATTCGAACAGTGAAGAAAATGAGGC harbors:
- the LOC125071254 gene encoding uncharacterized protein LOC125071254 isoform X1 — encoded protein: MTDIESEIQTEAENDSLECRACLQIMNTDSVLYNIFESWTPPWDGMENSIAEDLAKIANLQISETDRHSKVICETCCHLLLNACNFTAIVKKNDLILRQRYADDTTEHNSSNERVWPKPIQVDKSLASSMYDNSMNVEIKQEVLSDEENEYPAINGTYDTSREDIPNLDIIKIEPEEMIQQQPLQIQVTVNGNIPLDHLNSSETHLTNGNSDNGDHLIAQVKEEPLSEEDDVDPIHSDLSLECMLCMKAFNSVTGLKAHVIAQHSYKSVKRKSNNSLSPEKKKCKYICAICRRTFTTSTDLMVHETCHNKSVCYGCNESFDTFAQLTAHRRTCKALSSKEVTKLKTLDDVLRPQTKEQTNELKCAHCEETFSDVYYMNIHQEIHHSNSEENEADDKNSMEVDDVEKVFTSSKKAKLNNK
- the LOC125071254 gene encoding uncharacterized protein LOC125071254 isoform X2, producing the protein MTDIESEIQTEAENDSLECRACLQIMNTDSVLYNIFESWTPPWDGMENSIAEDLAKIANLQISETDRHSKVICETCCHLLLNACNFTAIVKKNDLILRQRYADDTTEHNSSNERVWPKPIQVDKSLASSMYDNSMNVEIKQEVLSDEENEYPAINGTYDTSREDIPNLDIIKIEPEEMIQQQPLQIQVTVNGNIPLDHLNSSETHLTNGNSDNGDHLIAQVKEEPLSEEDDVDPIHSDLSLECMLCMKAFNSVTGLKAHVIAQHSYKSVKRKSNNSLSPEKKKSFTTSTDLMVHETCHNKSVCYGCNESFDTFAQLTAHRRTCKALSSKEVTKLKTLDDVLRPQTKEQTNELKCAHCEETFSDVYYMNIHQEIHHSNSEENEADDKNSMEVDDVEKVFTSSKKAKLNNK